In one Natronosalvus amylolyticus genomic region, the following are encoded:
- a CDS encoding class I SAM-dependent methyltransferase, translated as MDRRANVRDTYDRIAAHFASTREYAWPEVESFVDSYGDRDIDVALDLGCGNARHAEVLAEHATRVLGVDVSRGLLETAADRSRERGFTVELVQADASTLPVRSGAVDIAVYVATLHHLPTRELRLASLDALADVLVSDGVALVSAWSTAHDAFEETTGFDTTVEWTLPGGETVDRFYHIYDSQEFTADLEASSLETVSFELSSGNCYAVVRPNSSR; from the coding sequence ATGGACCGACGGGCAAACGTTCGGGACACCTACGACCGCATTGCGGCCCACTTCGCATCGACCAGAGAGTACGCCTGGCCGGAAGTCGAGTCGTTCGTCGACAGCTACGGCGACCGCGACATCGATGTCGCGCTCGACCTCGGCTGTGGAAACGCCCGCCACGCCGAAGTGCTGGCCGAACACGCCACTCGAGTCCTCGGGGTCGACGTGAGTCGGGGTTTACTCGAGACCGCTGCCGACCGGTCTCGAGAGCGAGGGTTTACTGTCGAGTTGGTGCAAGCGGATGCCAGCACGCTCCCGGTTCGATCGGGGGCCGTGGATATCGCCGTGTACGTCGCGACGCTGCATCATCTGCCAACACGCGAGCTTCGTCTGGCGAGTCTCGACGCGCTGGCAGATGTCCTGGTCTCGGACGGCGTTGCCCTCGTCAGCGCCTGGAGCACGGCCCACGATGCCTTCGAGGAAACGACAGGATTCGATACCACTGTCGAGTGGACCCTGCCCGGCGGCGAAACCGTCGACCGCTTCTATCACATTTACGACTCCCAGGAGTTTACCGCGGACCTCGAGGCCAGTTCTCTCGAGACGGTCAGTTTCGAACTCTCGAGCGGGAACTGCTATGCGGTCGTCAGACCGAACTCGAGTCGCTGA
- a CDS encoding DUF7527 domain-containing protein, with protein MDPRTHERVERWESRPFSGGYDGLSDLADAEFSGAVTAGGAWAFMLNGRIVGVFDGSLETFESNQGTIYDSPHPSLPLLCTMHEGDSETRAKYYTNDTPIHEVDRTLQNKSFTGYVELSEQVLSGDYYLVYYGGRRMAAAYIGNAERLLTGEEAFERADDEVGIYRVVDTSIEIADIPSDEPEPEPAASIDEGSAEEPGVDERGADTDLESTDTAPVADATSQVDPREERTDASENGITTTASPVEDVTPSNGITDAKSITDEQEGDTDSAVRDGTDEATAVDSSDEATTAADDDQSPQPMPPASDEDTGSVITEAEADATTPEPEDATTPEPEDATTPEPEDATTSETEVQGEQEPPAGDTGRAAQPMPPASSDGLEPDEVEQAANELDDDALPWNQDPEPDSQSAEIDETAPQGTKPETSQSTSADPLEERFKREEQWRETRQIPSIDPDNSKDAPSSKRTRTGRSSARSDKRPRRRSNSEKTTDSNSSDTQSSETARTSSSTSTPKSSRSRRQQSSTQSSRTPPGRSAEDALEPDMLEREDRIDQLTQKVDELEAEKSALENRSEELESERDTLAAERAELQGELESLREERSEMSTTIDSLRSRIDELENELERVREQRAAGIPVDATELTPNDALRGTNLFVRYDSKSQPTLKSAHDDGADRDAVVENLRLEHHTQFDSENVVVNGQPYDEFLHSSMEFQLVRWLIETLPFEVRDTGHGDALGDLYDAIPFVDRAELYATISLEDDETEGVPDTVEFDVVVFDKMGNPLIAINLNDAREPATRGMLETMEASASAVKANHPELSAAFVVTSSFFEPGALEVVEQATGGGGFLSRDSRMSYVSLSRKQGGYHLCLAESRSGGFHMNVPEL; from the coding sequence ATGGATCCGCGCACGCACGAACGCGTCGAGCGATGGGAGTCTCGGCCGTTTTCTGGCGGTTACGACGGCCTCAGTGACCTCGCCGACGCAGAGTTTTCCGGTGCCGTAACGGCCGGTGGCGCGTGGGCGTTTATGCTCAACGGCCGTATTGTCGGCGTCTTCGACGGCTCCCTCGAGACGTTCGAATCGAATCAGGGCACCATATACGATTCCCCCCACCCCTCACTGCCGTTGCTGTGTACGATGCACGAAGGCGACAGCGAGACGCGAGCCAAGTATTACACGAACGACACACCGATACACGAGGTCGATCGCACGCTCCAGAACAAATCGTTCACGGGCTACGTCGAACTGAGCGAACAGGTGCTGAGCGGCGATTACTACCTCGTTTATTATGGTGGCCGGAGAATGGCGGCCGCGTACATCGGCAACGCCGAACGGTTACTCACCGGCGAGGAAGCGTTCGAGCGGGCCGACGACGAAGTCGGGATTTATCGTGTCGTCGATACCTCAATCGAAATTGCCGACATTCCATCCGACGAACCGGAGCCGGAACCGGCAGCGAGCATCGATGAAGGAAGTGCTGAGGAGCCAGGTGTCGATGAAAGAGGTGCTGATACCGACCTCGAGTCTACGGACACGGCACCAGTCGCCGACGCCACGTCACAGGTCGATCCGAGGGAAGAGAGGACGGACGCTTCCGAAAACGGGATTACGACGACCGCGTCACCGGTCGAGGATGTCACCCCGTCAAACGGCATCACTGATGCGAAGAGCATCACGGACGAGCAGGAAGGGGACACTGACAGCGCAGTGAGAGATGGCACTGACGAGGCGACAGCAGTCGATAGCAGTGACGAGGCGACAACGGCCGCTGACGACGATCAGAGCCCACAGCCGATGCCACCTGCTTCGGACGAGGACACCGGGTCCGTGATCACGGAAGCGGAAGCAGACGCGACGACGCCCGAACCAGAAGACGCGACGACGCCCGAACCAGAAGACGCGACGACGCCCGAACCAGAAGACGCGACGACGTCCGAAACCGAGGTCCAAGGAGAGCAGGAACCACCGGCCGGGGATACTGGTCGGGCTGCCCAACCGATGCCACCCGCCTCGAGTGACGGCCTCGAGCCGGACGAAGTGGAGCAAGCAGCCAACGAGCTCGATGACGATGCATTGCCCTGGAATCAGGACCCAGAACCCGATTCCCAAAGTGCTGAGATTGACGAGACTGCGCCCCAAGGAACGAAACCGGAAACGTCCCAATCGACCTCTGCAGACCCGCTCGAGGAACGCTTCAAACGTGAAGAACAGTGGCGTGAAACGCGACAGATACCGTCGATCGACCCCGATAATTCGAAGGACGCTCCTTCGTCGAAACGAACACGAACGGGTCGGTCATCCGCACGGTCAGACAAGCGACCACGACGGCGTTCCAACTCGGAGAAGACTACTGACAGCAACTCCAGTGATACCCAGTCCTCGGAGACGGCCCGCACGTCGAGTTCGACATCGACGCCAAAGTCCTCGCGGTCACGCCGGCAACAGTCGTCGACACAATCGAGCCGAACGCCACCTGGCCGGAGCGCAGAAGATGCACTCGAGCCCGACATGCTCGAGCGAGAGGACCGCATCGACCAACTCACGCAAAAAGTCGACGAACTCGAGGCCGAGAAATCAGCCCTCGAGAACCGAAGCGAGGAACTAGAAAGCGAACGCGACACGCTGGCAGCGGAGCGTGCGGAACTCCAGGGTGAACTGGAATCGCTCCGCGAGGAACGGTCCGAGATGTCGACGACGATCGACAGTCTCCGGAGCCGGATCGACGAACTCGAGAACGAACTCGAGCGCGTGCGTGAACAGCGTGCGGCTGGGATTCCGGTCGATGCAACCGAACTCACACCGAACGACGCATTGAGAGGGACGAACCTGTTCGTCAGATACGACTCGAAGAGTCAGCCGACCCTGAAATCAGCACACGACGATGGTGCTGATCGTGACGCGGTCGTCGAAAACCTTCGTCTGGAACACCATACGCAGTTCGACTCCGAGAACGTCGTCGTCAATGGCCAGCCCTACGACGAGTTCTTGCACTCGAGTATGGAGTTTCAACTCGTCAGGTGGCTCATCGAAACGCTCCCGTTCGAGGTTCGAGATACCGGTCATGGGGACGCACTCGGCGACCTGTACGATGCGATCCCGTTCGTCGACCGCGCAGAACTCTACGCCACCATCTCCCTCGAGGACGACGAAACCGAAGGCGTCCCGGATACCGTCGAATTCGACGTCGTCGTCTTCGACAAGATGGGGAATCCCCTGATCGCTATCAACCTCAACGACGCCCGCGAGCCCGCGACACGCGGAATGCTCGAGACTATGGAGGCCTCCGCATCGGCGGTGAAAGCGAACCACCCTGAGTTGAGTGCTGCGTTCGTCGTCACCTCGAGTTTCTTCGAACCGGGTGCCCTCGAGGTCGTCGAACAGGCGACCGGTGGCGGCGGATTCCTCAGTCGGGATTCCCGGATGAGCTACGTGTCCCTCTCCCGGAAACAGGGTGGGTATCATCTGTGCTTGGCCGAATCACGCTCGGGTGGGTTCCACATGAACGTCCCCGAACTGTAG
- a CDS encoding DUF998 domain-containing protein, with the protein MRSLNHDIDPERLAIRAGLVGPSIAVGAMLLATVLAAPETFTWQTRALSDMGRTTATTFWLFNGGLIVGGLCGLPFLWYLWTTARNGLERVGIAIATLAVGGLIGVGLFFLGHTDYYLATDMHGPSALTFFVLAPIAQWVIGTGQALEGETRLSLASFWFGICQTVGWLGWLLWRAGATDPWHWFAIPETIAAIAFGGWIVLLALDARKASFGNDETDSH; encoded by the coding sequence GTGAGGTCACTCAACCACGACATCGATCCCGAACGACTCGCTATCCGCGCTGGGCTGGTGGGTCCGTCAATTGCTGTCGGAGCGATGCTGCTCGCGACTGTTCTGGCAGCCCCGGAGACCTTTACCTGGCAAACTAGAGCACTGTCGGACATGGGGCGGACCACAGCAACCACCTTCTGGCTGTTCAACGGCGGGCTGATCGTCGGCGGTCTCTGTGGACTGCCGTTCCTCTGGTACCTGTGGACCACCGCTCGTAACGGCCTCGAGCGCGTCGGCATCGCCATCGCTACCCTCGCTGTGGGTGGGCTAATCGGCGTCGGCCTCTTTTTCCTGGGACACACGGACTACTACCTGGCGACCGACATGCACGGCCCCTCGGCACTGACGTTTTTCGTCCTGGCACCGATTGCCCAGTGGGTGATCGGAACCGGCCAGGCCCTCGAGGGTGAAACGCGGCTGTCACTGGCATCGTTCTGGTTCGGTATCTGCCAAACAGTGGGCTGGCTCGGTTGGCTTCTGTGGCGGGCAGGGGCGACCGATCCCTGGCACTGGTTTGCGATTCCAGAAACGATTGCGGCTATCGCCTTCGGTGGCTGGATTGTGCTCCTCGCATTGGATGCTCGGAAAGCCTCTTTCGGGAACGACGAAACCGACAGTCACTGA
- a CDS encoding type II secretion system F family protein, whose amino-acid sequence MTLANFLPLIVIVVLCAPVALARVVPGIDTVLARGAVMIFGSYVDEFRSEHPGRQKALRSAHFGTTYREYGSKSFLYAALFAIVGSILGIYVIWGLLLVLSIEPNVMREQLPSALGFLANLGGVPSLSPLELFGLLLLSCLTLGALAGGGTYWLRWWYPTYVADNRARRIEAALPSTVSFIYALSRSGMAFPKIIRIVAANEDTYGDAAGEFDVAVRNMDTFGMDVISALQEMGRRSPSPQFREFTENLVSVLQSGQGLSPFLERQYHEYQEESESQQERMLDLLGTLAEAYVTVLVAGPLFLITILFVIGISVGDTLEPLQVLIYVILPFGNLAFMVYLSMVTDSINPGRPTDEAIDPRNTNSIALQAVRTDGGHADDIASANAERVQLYRRFRSIRKRLGAPLETLTERPELTFLVTVPLAAIVILSSAQSAQAIGDLTVTAIDDVLVLAFLFAGVVFALFYEIHRRRLNAIEAAIPDLLDRLASLNEAGMPLLSAIGRLRRSDLGGLDTELDRIWGDVQWGADLETALRRFGARVRTRATSRVVTLLTEAMNASGDLSTVLRITSRQAAADRRLKRERRQAMLEYMVVVYISFLVFLFIIAVLAGYMLPNLQIEALESGGDAVDPTQVEGLAGLGDIDPDAYLTLFYHATLIQGALSGLIAGQLSAGDVKAGAKHAVAMVALSFLLFALFI is encoded by the coding sequence ATGACGCTCGCCAACTTCCTCCCGCTGATCGTCATCGTCGTTCTCTGTGCGCCCGTTGCTCTCGCACGGGTGGTTCCGGGGATAGATACGGTTCTGGCTCGAGGAGCCGTAATGATATTTGGTTCGTACGTCGATGAGTTCCGGAGCGAACACCCCGGTCGCCAGAAAGCTCTTCGTTCGGCACACTTCGGGACGACCTATCGCGAATACGGCTCGAAATCGTTCCTGTATGCGGCCCTGTTCGCCATCGTCGGAAGCATACTCGGAATCTACGTCATCTGGGGGCTCTTGCTCGTACTCTCTATCGAACCAAACGTTATGCGCGAGCAACTGCCGAGTGCACTCGGGTTCCTGGCTAACCTCGGCGGGGTGCCATCGCTGTCACCGCTCGAACTGTTCGGGCTGTTGTTGCTCTCCTGTCTGACCCTCGGAGCGCTCGCCGGTGGTGGCACATACTGGCTCCGCTGGTGGTACCCGACGTACGTGGCCGACAACCGGGCACGCCGCATCGAAGCCGCGCTCCCCTCGACAGTCTCGTTCATTTACGCACTCTCGAGAAGCGGAATGGCCTTTCCGAAAATCATCCGTATCGTCGCGGCAAACGAGGACACTTACGGTGACGCCGCCGGTGAGTTCGACGTCGCAGTGCGAAACATGGACACTTTTGGGATGGACGTCATCTCAGCCCTCCAGGAGATGGGCCGACGGTCTCCCAGCCCGCAGTTTCGCGAATTCACGGAGAACCTGGTGAGCGTCTTACAGAGCGGACAGGGGCTCTCGCCGTTTCTCGAGCGCCAGTACCACGAGTATCAAGAAGAGAGCGAATCACAACAGGAGCGAATGCTCGATTTGCTGGGGACGCTTGCGGAGGCGTACGTCACCGTTCTCGTTGCCGGGCCGCTCTTTCTCATCACCATTCTGTTCGTCATCGGTATCTCCGTCGGTGACACGCTCGAGCCGCTGCAGGTGTTGATCTACGTGATCTTGCCGTTTGGCAACCTCGCATTCATGGTCTATCTCAGTATGGTCACCGACTCGATCAACCCCGGCCGACCGACTGACGAGGCCATCGATCCCCGAAACACGAACTCGATCGCACTGCAGGCCGTTCGAACTGATGGCGGACACGCCGACGATATCGCGTCGGCCAATGCCGAGCGGGTACAGCTCTACCGTCGCTTTCGGTCGATTCGAAAGCGGCTTGGCGCTCCACTCGAGACGCTGACAGAACGACCCGAATTAACGTTTCTCGTGACCGTCCCACTCGCGGCCATCGTCATCCTCTCGAGTGCGCAGAGCGCGCAAGCTATTGGTGACCTGACGGTCACTGCGATCGACGACGTCCTCGTTCTTGCGTTTCTCTTTGCCGGGGTCGTATTTGCGCTCTTTTATGAAATCCATCGTCGGCGACTGAACGCCATCGAGGCCGCAATTCCCGATCTGCTCGACAGGCTCGCAAGCCTCAACGAAGCCGGCATGCCGCTTTTGAGTGCTATCGGCCGGCTTCGACGGTCCGATCTCGGCGGACTCGACACCGAACTCGACCGAATCTGGGGTGACGTCCAGTGGGGTGCCGACCTCGAGACCGCACTCCGTCGGTTCGGTGCCCGCGTTCGTACGCGAGCGACCTCCCGAGTCGTGACGCTGCTCACCGAGGCGATGAACGCCAGTGGCGACCTCTCGACGGTGCTTCGGATTACCTCACGCCAGGCGGCAGCCGATAGACGGCTCAAGCGTGAACGTCGACAGGCCATGCTCGAGTACATGGTCGTCGTCTACATCTCGTTCCTGGTGTTCCTGTTCATTATCGCCGTGTTGGCCGGGTACATGCTGCCGAACCTCCAGATTGAAGCGCTGGAAAGCGGCGGGGATGCTGTCGACCCGACACAGGTCGAAGGGCTGGCAGGGCTTGGAGATATCGACCCTGATGCGTATCTCACCCTGTTCTATCACGCGACCCTGATACAGGGCGCGCTCTCGGGGCTGATCGCCGGCCAGTTGAGCGCTGGAGACGTGAAAGCCGGGGCAAAACACGCCGTTGCGATGGTTGCGCTGTCGTTCCTGCTGTTTGCGCTGTTCATCTGA
- a CDS encoding DUF5793 family protein: MRREYFTLDVSNIDWIETDDEPHRPSVAIDFTGPESLLRERLTGPDGDTLEAAETDVALRLQGPIGDDETTGVISVTNRMTGDFILELNETATDVLRFIRAARGYGKGNTDTDGEYHVSIAVDGETFVEFDKRTFLVYDEDGDLLRHHSLIPSGVEL; encoded by the coding sequence ATGAGGCGCGAGTACTTCACGCTAGACGTCAGCAACATCGACTGGATCGAAACCGACGACGAACCACACCGTCCGTCGGTAGCGATCGATTTCACCGGACCCGAGTCGCTCCTTCGAGAGCGCCTCACAGGTCCCGATGGAGACACCCTCGAGGCAGCAGAAACCGACGTTGCCCTCCGATTGCAAGGCCCGATCGGTGACGATGAGACGACCGGCGTCATCAGCGTCACGAACCGAATGACGGGTGATTTTATTCTCGAGTTGAACGAAACTGCAACTGACGTCCTTCGGTTTATTCGCGCCGCTCGAGGCTACGGGAAGGGGAATACGGACACTGATGGCGAATATCACGTCTCAATTGCGGTCGACGGCGAAACGTTCGTCGAGTTCGACAAACGGACGTTCCTCGTCTACGACGAAGACGGCGACCTGCTTCGCCACCACAGCCTGATTCCAAGCGGCGTCGAGTTGTAA
- a CDS encoding VOC family protein, whose protein sequence is MTGIVFFGTESPATVVDFYTERLGAERWLEQPDCTILRYDNLLFGFCDREDPDLEGTITFVLDSRAAVDEAYVELEDVAREKPVLNEKYQIYQFFGTDPEGRTIEVQAFLHETDSI, encoded by the coding sequence ATGACCGGAATCGTCTTTTTCGGTACCGAATCGCCCGCTACAGTCGTCGATTTTTACACCGAACGCCTCGGTGCCGAACGCTGGCTCGAACAACCCGACTGCACGATCTTACGATACGACAACCTTCTATTCGGGTTCTGCGATCGTGAAGATCCGGACCTCGAGGGAACGATTACGTTCGTGCTCGATTCTCGAGCGGCCGTCGACGAAGCCTACGTCGAACTCGAGGACGTCGCCCGCGAGAAGCCAGTCCTGAACGAAAAGTACCAAATCTACCAGTTCTTCGGCACCGATCCCGAAGGTCGAACCATCGAAGTACAGGCGTTTCTTCACGAAACGGATTCGATCTGA
- a CDS encoding UPF0058 family protein: MHKDELLELHDELVVIMEYFSERENVDASLFDAYHQLDIDPDDVHKSKSEHKHAVFVLGNALASAMSEDEFSSAGRIGKRMQELADDAESKI; encoded by the coding sequence ATGCACAAAGATGAACTGCTCGAGCTCCACGACGAACTCGTCGTCATTATGGAGTACTTTTCCGAGCGAGAAAACGTCGATGCCAGCCTTTTCGACGCGTATCACCAGCTCGATATCGATCCGGACGACGTCCATAAATCGAAAAGTGAACACAAACACGCGGTGTTCGTCCTCGGAAATGCCCTCGCGAGCGCGATGAGCGAAGACGAGTTCTCGAGTGCCGGCCGAATCGGCAAACGGATGCAAGAGCTCGCTGACGACGCCGAGTCGAAAATCTAA
- a CDS encoding adenylosuccinate synthase: protein MTVTIVGSQLGDEGKGGVVDLYGDATDVVARYQGGDNAGHTVVHDGEKYKLSLVPSGAVRGKIGVLGNGCVVNPETLFAEIDQLRERGLEPDVRVAQRAHVILPYHRVLDGIEEDEKADLAAGTTGRGIGPTYEDKMGRRGVRIGDLLDPDVLRERLEYVVPQKRALAEEVFGVTLEGEAAEAFDIEHLFETYREYGERLAEENMTVDSGTFLQNRIDAGANVLLEGAQGTSIDIDHGVYPYVTSSNPTAGGAAVGTGLAPTVVGQGDVVGIVKAYLSRVGTGPLPTELGGVEGQTPDYDADDGTNEADEELATYIRDEGGEYGTVTGRPRRVGWLDMPMLRHAARANGFTGLAINHIDVLAGLEDVKVGHSYDFDGEEVFTVPPTTEQWARCEANYRTFDGWPEVDWQAVADNGYEAIPENARTYLEYIAAELDADLYAIGVGPGREETVVLESPYDDA, encoded by the coding sequence ATGACTGTCACAATCGTCGGGTCGCAACTCGGCGACGAAGGCAAAGGTGGCGTCGTCGACCTCTATGGCGACGCGACCGATGTCGTCGCACGGTATCAGGGTGGCGACAACGCCGGACACACGGTTGTCCACGACGGCGAGAAGTACAAACTCTCTCTGGTTCCCTCTGGAGCCGTTCGAGGCAAAATCGGCGTTCTTGGGAACGGCTGTGTGGTCAACCCAGAGACCCTGTTTGCCGAGATCGACCAACTTCGTGAACGCGGCCTCGAGCCCGACGTTCGCGTCGCCCAACGCGCGCACGTTATCTTACCCTACCACCGCGTACTGGATGGAATCGAAGAAGACGAAAAAGCCGACCTCGCGGCGGGGACGACCGGTCGCGGTATCGGACCCACCTACGAGGACAAGATGGGCCGACGCGGTGTCCGAATCGGTGACCTGCTCGATCCGGACGTGCTCCGGGAGCGACTCGAGTACGTCGTCCCACAGAAGCGAGCACTCGCCGAGGAGGTCTTTGGCGTCACACTCGAGGGCGAGGCCGCCGAGGCGTTCGATATCGAACACCTCTTCGAAACGTACCGCGAGTACGGTGAGCGACTGGCCGAAGAGAACATGACCGTCGATTCCGGCACGTTCCTCCAGAACAGAATCGACGCCGGCGCAAACGTCCTGCTCGAGGGGGCACAGGGGACCTCCATCGACATCGACCACGGCGTCTATCCGTACGTTACCTCCTCGAACCCGACCGCAGGCGGTGCGGCCGTCGGAACCGGTCTTGCACCGACCGTCGTCGGCCAGGGTGACGTCGTCGGTATCGTCAAGGCCTATCTCTCGCGAGTCGGCACGGGCCCACTCCCGACCGAACTCGGTGGCGTCGAAGGACAGACGCCCGACTACGACGCTGACGACGGGACGAACGAAGCCGACGAAGAACTCGCCACCTACATCCGTGACGAAGGTGGGGAGTACGGCACGGTCACCGGTCGCCCACGGCGCGTCGGCTGGCTGGACATGCCGATGTTGCGCCACGCCGCGCGGGCGAACGGCTTCACCGGCCTCGCGATCAACCACATCGACGTGCTCGCCGGCCTGGAAGACGTCAAGGTCGGCCACAGCTACGACTTCGACGGGGAGGAAGTGTTTACCGTCCCACCGACGACCGAACAGTGGGCGCGCTGTGAAGCGAACTATCGTACCTTCGACGGATGGCCGGAAGTCGACTGGCAAGCCGTCGCCGACAACGGCTACGAAGCCATTCCAGAGAACGCCCGAACGTACCTCGAGTACATCGCCGCCGAACTCGACGCCGACCTGTATGCGATCGGTGTCGGGCCGGGTCGCGAAGAAACCGTTGTTCTCGAATCGCCGTACGACGACGCGTAA
- a CDS encoding type II/IV secretion system ATPase subunit translates to MDSHRDDHREGSQGGDTDETTDERKTSRREDSDTPGTDSPTAGSDTPTPGADSAATATDDSAAGTTAPLEEGSDAENPPLESTFDRIRRTLLRAVEMLQGSRIDVSAYDPEAHGPLVDAAPPITDDDGTGDTGPGTDAESHIEEIERYWVNAPFSYVIIQYDSRRSQHRYRTVEPQLDEDERLLLETLLEDVRDPLLYRDSETEDVETVLLETIHEYLERYGAEIDMRSFYRIFYYIFRDFRGYGRLDPIMHDPHVEDISCDGYDLPIFVYHDQFTDVKTDVSFEADDLDRFVIRLAQHSGRHISVGDPMVETTLPDGSRAELALGEEVTPRGSAFTIRKYADEPLTPVDLIEYGTFSIEQMAYLWLAIEHNKSLIFAGGTASGKTTSMNAISMFVPPRSKVLTIEDTRELQLYHDNWLSSVTRERLHEGKNVSMYDLLRSALRHRPEYIVVGEVRGNEAITLFQAMNTGHTTYSTMHADSVQTVINRLENEPINVPRAMVQSLDILSVQMLTRIDGERVRRNKVLAEIEGVDQRTGELDYSTAYRWHGESDTYRHENSRVLEEIRTNQGWSQRDLLIERRNREAFLEYALENGVSDYRRFTALVNEYYANKERVMAIVEKASDEDSRGRDIDDAGTEATRPTESKPDERYQTENRTEDSRSEVQTDQSQPEDRPDTEEDSATEPADSRDGAERIDDDESGELPVGTDQ, encoded by the coding sequence ATGGATTCTCATCGTGACGACCATCGGGAGGGAAGCCAGGGTGGTGACACTGACGAGACCACAGACGAACGTAAAACGTCACGTCGTGAGGATTCTGACACACCTGGTACTGATTCACCGACGGCAGGAAGTGACACGCCCACGCCAGGAGCGGATTCGGCTGCAACAGCGACTGACGACTCGGCGGCAGGGACTACCGCACCGCTCGAGGAAGGGTCGGACGCTGAAAATCCGCCCCTCGAGTCGACGTTCGACCGAATACGGCGAACGCTCCTGCGTGCCGTCGAGATGTTGCAAGGGTCGCGGATCGACGTCAGTGCCTACGATCCGGAGGCACACGGCCCGCTCGTCGATGCGGCACCTCCTATCACTGACGATGACGGCACGGGAGACACGGGCCCCGGAACTGACGCGGAATCCCATATCGAGGAAATCGAACGCTACTGGGTCAACGCCCCGTTTTCATACGTAATCATCCAGTACGATTCACGACGGAGCCAACACCGATACCGAACCGTCGAACCCCAACTCGACGAGGACGAACGCCTCCTTCTCGAGACGTTGCTCGAGGACGTCAGGGACCCGCTGCTGTATCGAGACAGTGAGACTGAAGACGTCGAAACGGTGCTCCTGGAAACGATTCACGAGTATCTCGAACGCTACGGCGCAGAGATCGATATGCGATCTTTTTATCGGATCTTCTACTACATTTTTCGGGATTTTCGTGGTTATGGGCGACTCGACCCGATTATGCACGACCCACACGTCGAGGACATCTCCTGTGATGGCTACGACCTCCCCATCTTCGTCTACCACGACCAGTTTACCGACGTGAAGACGGACGTCTCGTTCGAAGCCGACGACCTCGATCGGTTCGTCATTCGACTGGCACAACACTCCGGTCGGCACATCTCCGTCGGCGACCCGATGGTCGAAACGACGCTACCGGATGGCTCCCGTGCTGAGTTAGCGCTCGGTGAGGAGGTCACGCCTCGAGGGTCCGCGTTTACGATTCGGAAATATGCCGACGAGCCGTTGACGCCCGTCGACCTGATCGAGTACGGCACCTTTAGTATCGAACAGATGGCGTACCTGTGGCTCGCTATCGAACACAACAAGAGCCTCATTTTCGCCGGCGGGACTGCGTCCGGAAAAACGACGAGTATGAACGCGATATCCATGTTCGTCCCACCCCGGTCGAAGGTGCTGACAATCGAGGACACACGCGAACTCCAGTTGTACCACGACAACTGGCTCTCTTCGGTGACGCGAGAACGACTCCACGAAGGCAAAAACGTCTCGATGTACGACCTGTTGCGGTCGGCTCTGCGTCACCGTCCCGAGTACATCGTCGTCGGAGAGGTCCGTGGCAACGAAGCGATCACGCTCTTCCAGGCGATGAATACCGGTCACACGACCTACTCCACCATGCACGCCGATTCCGTCCAGACCGTTATCAACCGACTCGAGAACGAACCGATCAACGTCCCTCGAGCGATGGTCCAGAGCCTGGACATCCTCTCGGTCCAGATGCTGACCAGAATCGATGGCGAACGCGTCAGGCGGAACAAAGTGCTGGCCGAAATCGAAGGGGTCGACCAGCGAACGGGCGAACTCGATTATTCGACGGCCTACCGCTGGCACGGGGAGTCAGATACGTACCGTCACGAGAACAGTCGCGTCCTCGAAGAAATACGAACTAATCAGGGCTGGAGTCAACGTGACCTCCTGATCGAGCGTCGAAACCGGGAAGCGTTCCTCGAGTACGCCCTCGAAAACGGCGTCTCCGATTATCGGCGATTTACCGCACTGGTCAACGAATACTACGCCAACAAAGAACGGGTGATGGCAATCGTCGAAAAAGCGTCAGATGAGGACTCGAGAGGGAGAGACATCGACGATGCCGGAACCGAGGCAACTCGTCCAACCGAATCCAAACCGGACGAGAGATACCAAACCGAAAACCGGACCGAGGACTCTCGAAGCGAGGTCCAGACCGACCAATCGCAACCTGAGGACCGACCGGATACGGAAGAAGACTCGGCCACGGAGCCTGCTGACTCGAGGGACGGGGCTGAACGTATAGATGACGATGAAAGCGGAGAGTTACCGGTTGGGACCGACCAATGA